One Streptomyces sp. NBC_00102 DNA segment encodes these proteins:
- a CDS encoding IS630 family transposase — translation MAERVRVREIDDDAGQRLLRTIRRGTGSVVTWRRAQMVLLSAQGMPVAKIAEVTFTSADRVRDVIHNFNTDGFDSLYPKYKGGRPRTFTLPERREIKKIAKSKPAEHDLPFSTWSLTKLADFLVAEGVVDDISHEGLRILLREEGVSFQRLKTWKTSKDPDYAAKKARVEHLYAIADAEVIPEEGEPEVVFCIDEFGPLNLMPHPGRQWAERGGKHKDPDREPRRRRRATYNRYGGVRHLFAALDLAKDKLYGHIKPVKKRTQFLEFCRYLRSLYPSQVRIAIVCDNFSPHLTTKKCQRVGTWAAANNVEIAYTPTNSSWLNRIEAQFTALRYFTLDGTDHASHKEQGSMIRRYIIWRNRHADDQRLRAVVDRANAA, via the coding sequence GTGGCAGAACGAGTACGTGTCCGCGAGATCGATGACGACGCGGGGCAGCGCCTGTTGCGGACCATCCGCAGAGGCACGGGGTCGGTGGTGACCTGGCGGCGCGCCCAGATGGTGCTGCTGTCCGCGCAGGGTATGCCCGTGGCGAAGATTGCCGAGGTGACGTTCACGAGCGCGGATCGGGTCCGAGACGTGATCCACAACTTCAACACCGACGGCTTCGACTCCCTGTATCCGAAGTACAAGGGCGGCCGGCCCAGGACCTTCACCCTGCCCGAGCGGCGCGAGATCAAGAAGATCGCGAAGTCCAAGCCAGCCGAGCACGATCTGCCGTTTTCGACCTGGAGCTTGACCAAGCTGGCGGACTTCCTGGTAGCCGAGGGGGTGGTCGACGACATCAGCCACGAGGGCCTGCGCATCCTGCTCCGCGAGGAGGGCGTCTCCTTTCAACGCTTGAAGACCTGGAAGACCTCCAAGGACCCTGACTACGCGGCGAAGAAGGCCCGCGTTGAGCACCTCTACGCGATCGCCGACGCCGAGGTCATACCCGAGGAGGGCGAGCCCGAAGTCGTCTTCTGTATAGACGAGTTCGGGCCGCTCAACCTGATGCCCCACCCGGGCCGGCAGTGGGCCGAACGCGGCGGCAAGCACAAGGACCCCGACCGCGAACCTCGCCGCAGGCGGCGGGCGACCTACAACCGCTACGGCGGAGTGCGGCACCTGTTCGCCGCCCTGGACCTGGCCAAGGACAAGCTCTACGGCCACATCAAGCCGGTCAAGAAGCGCACCCAGTTCCTGGAATTCTGCCGCTACCTGCGCAGCCTCTACCCGTCCCAGGTCCGTATCGCGATCGTCTGCGACAACTTCTCCCCGCACCTGACCACCAAGAAGTGCCAACGCGTCGGCACCTGGGCCGCGGCGAACAACGTCGAAATCGCCTACACCCCCACCAACAGCTCCTGGCTCAACCGCATCGAGGCCCAGTTCACCGCGCTGCGCTACTTCACCCTCGACGGCACCGACCACGCCAGCCACAAGGAACAGGGCAGCATGATCCGCCGCTACATCATCTGGCGAAACCGCCACGCCGACGACCAGCGCCTACGCGCTGTCGTCGACAGGGCTAACGCTGCCTGA
- a CDS encoding beta-galactosidase produces MSHTAPRGLDRLAFGGDYNPEQWPEEIWPEDVRLMREAGVTMVSVGIFSWALLEPEPGVYDFGWLDRVIDLLHEGGIRVDLGTPTVVPPAWFYRAHPEALPVNRDGVRYAFGSRGAICYSNPDYRAAAARITEEIGRRYAGHPALALWHVHNEYGVPVSACYCDNCAAHFRRWLTARHGSVDAVNKAWGTAFWGQHYRTLDEIDPPRATPTVGNPSQQLDYRRFADAALRENFTAERDILHRLAPGIPVTTNFMTALSQCDSIDYWAWGREVDLVTNDHYLITDGRRTHVNLAMAADLTRSVAGGAPWLLLEHSTSGVNWQPRNPAKRPGEMARNSLAHVARGSDGAMFFQWRQSRGGAEKFHSAMLPHGGTDTRIWREVTRLGADLGLLDGVRGTRTVADAAMVWDWQSWWAQSLDWRPSQDHDARERADAYYLSLYDRHLTVDFAHPEADLSAYPLVVVPALYLATEQAGQNLRRYVEGGGTLVVSYFSGIVDADDNVHPGAYPGVLRDVLGLTVEEFSPLGEGDTVRLITPEGAPEGPGLTGDLWSDVVVPRGAETAWSYADGVAAGRPAVTRNRLGDGTAWYVSTRLSGPDLDAVLDRACADAGIAPRTSLPRDVEVVRRTGETGSYLFVINHTGADTKIPLDTPGTELLTGEPASGHLALPAGAVRVVRLDA; encoded by the coding sequence ATGTCCCACACCGCTCCCCGAGGTCTGGACCGGCTCGCCTTCGGCGGCGACTACAACCCGGAGCAGTGGCCGGAGGAGATCTGGCCCGAGGACGTGCGGCTCATGCGCGAGGCCGGCGTGACCATGGTCAGCGTCGGGATCTTCTCCTGGGCCCTGCTCGAACCCGAGCCCGGCGTCTACGACTTCGGCTGGCTCGACCGCGTGATCGACCTGCTCCACGAGGGCGGCATCCGCGTCGACCTCGGCACCCCGACCGTGGTCCCGCCCGCCTGGTTCTACCGCGCCCACCCCGAGGCGCTCCCGGTCAACCGCGACGGGGTCAGGTACGCCTTCGGCTCACGCGGCGCCATCTGCTACAGCAACCCCGACTACCGGGCCGCCGCCGCCCGCATCACCGAGGAGATCGGCCGCCGCTACGCCGGCCACCCCGCCCTCGCCCTCTGGCACGTCCACAACGAGTACGGCGTCCCCGTCTCCGCCTGCTACTGCGACAACTGCGCCGCCCACTTCCGCCGCTGGCTCACCGCCCGCCACGGATCGGTCGACGCCGTCAACAAGGCCTGGGGCACCGCCTTCTGGGGCCAGCACTACCGCACCCTCGACGAGATCGACCCGCCGCGCGCCACCCCCACCGTCGGCAACCCCTCCCAGCAGCTGGACTACCGCCGCTTCGCCGACGCCGCCCTGCGGGAGAACTTCACCGCCGAACGCGACATCCTGCACCGCCTCGCCCCCGGCATCCCCGTCACCACCAACTTCATGACCGCGCTCAGCCAGTGCGACTCCATCGACTACTGGGCCTGGGGCCGCGAGGTCGACCTCGTCACCAACGACCACTACCTCATCACCGACGGCCGACGCACCCACGTCAACCTCGCCATGGCCGCCGACCTCACCCGCTCCGTCGCCGGCGGCGCCCCCTGGCTGCTCCTCGAACACTCCACCAGTGGCGTCAACTGGCAGCCCCGCAACCCCGCCAAGCGCCCCGGTGAGATGGCCCGCAACAGCCTCGCCCACGTCGCCCGCGGCTCGGACGGCGCGATGTTCTTCCAGTGGCGCCAGTCCCGCGGCGGTGCCGAGAAGTTCCACTCGGCGATGCTCCCGCACGGTGGCACCGACACCCGGATCTGGCGCGAGGTCACCCGCCTCGGCGCCGACCTCGGCCTCCTCGACGGTGTCCGGGGCACCCGCACGGTCGCCGACGCCGCGATGGTCTGGGACTGGCAGTCCTGGTGGGCCCAGTCCCTGGACTGGCGCCCGAGCCAGGACCACGACGCCCGCGAGCGCGCCGACGCCTACTACCTCTCGCTCTACGACCGCCACCTCACCGTGGACTTCGCCCACCCCGAGGCCGACCTCTCGGCCTACCCGCTGGTCGTCGTCCCCGCCCTCTACCTCGCCACCGAGCAGGCGGGGCAGAACCTGCGGCGGTACGTCGAGGGCGGCGGCACCCTCGTCGTCTCGTACTTCTCCGGCATCGTGGACGCCGACGACAACGTCCACCCCGGCGCCTACCCCGGCGTGCTGCGGGACGTCCTCGGCCTGACCGTCGAGGAGTTCTCCCCGCTCGGCGAGGGCGACACCGTCCGCCTCATCACCCCTGAGGGCGCCCCCGAAGGCCCCGGACTCACCGGCGACCTCTGGTCGGACGTGGTCGTCCCGCGCGGCGCCGAGACCGCCTGGTCCTACGCCGACGGAGTCGCCGCCGGACGCCCCGCCGTCACCCGCAACCGCCTCGGCGACGGCACCGCCTGGTACGTCTCCACCCGGCTCTCCGGCCCCGACCTCGACGCCGTGCTGGACCGCGCCTGCGCGGACGCCGGCATCGCCCCGCGCACCTCGCTCCCGCGCGACGTGGAGGTGGTCCGCCGCACCGGGGAGACCGGCAGCTACCTCTTCGTCATCAACCACACCGGGGCCGACACCAAGATCCCGCTGGACACCCCCGGCACCGAACTCCTCACCGGCGAGCCCGCTTCCGGACACCTCGCCCTCCCGGCGGGCGCGGTCCGCGTCGTACGGCTCGACGCCTGA
- a CDS encoding ABC transporter substrate-binding protein, whose amino-acid sequence MKHRNVALSTAVVLAASALLTGCGSSDDGKGDAPAAAGPAQLTYWSWAPGLDKVADIWNKGEGKKEGITVTVKKQASGDDLVTKIITAAKAHKAPDLVQAEYQALPTLVSNDVLADISKEAGDAKSAFADGIWQQATLGTDALYALPQDSGPLMFYYRQDLFEKYGLTVPTTWDEFAETARALKKKSPDTDLTTFSSNDSGLFAGLAQQAGAKWWTASGESWKVAIDDAATQKVADFWGGLVKEGAIDNQPMYTPAWNKALDTGKQIAWVSAVWAPGTLTTAAPDTAGKWAMAPLPQWTAGENVTGSWGGSSTAVTNDSKNKGAAAKFAKWLNTDPAALAALVKESGIYPAATAAQTGGALAQAPAYFSNQPDFYTKAAAIAKGTAPAAWGPNVNVAYTAFKDGFAKAAKDKSDFGTALTGMQDATVADLKKQGFGVSE is encoded by the coding sequence ATGAAGCACCGCAACGTCGCGTTGTCCACGGCCGTCGTCCTCGCCGCCTCCGCCCTCCTCACCGGCTGCGGTTCGTCGGACGACGGGAAGGGCGACGCGCCCGCCGCCGCCGGTCCCGCCCAGCTCACCTACTGGTCCTGGGCGCCCGGCCTCGACAAGGTCGCGGACATCTGGAACAAGGGCGAAGGCAAGAAGGAGGGCATCACCGTCACGGTGAAGAAGCAGGCGTCGGGCGACGACCTGGTCACCAAGATCATCACTGCGGCCAAGGCGCACAAGGCCCCCGACCTGGTGCAGGCGGAGTACCAGGCGCTGCCGACGCTGGTCTCCAACGACGTCCTCGCGGACATCTCGAAGGAGGCGGGCGACGCCAAGAGCGCCTTCGCGGACGGGATATGGCAGCAGGCGACGCTGGGGACGGACGCCCTGTACGCGCTGCCGCAGGACTCGGGCCCGCTGATGTTCTACTACCGCCAGGACCTGTTCGAGAAGTACGGGCTGACCGTCCCGACCACCTGGGACGAGTTCGCCGAGACGGCCCGCGCGCTGAAGAAGAAGTCGCCGGACACCGACCTGACGACGTTCTCCTCGAACGACTCCGGGCTCTTCGCGGGCCTCGCCCAGCAGGCCGGCGCGAAGTGGTGGACGGCCTCCGGCGAATCCTGGAAGGTCGCGATCGACGACGCGGCCACGCAGAAGGTGGCCGACTTCTGGGGCGGCCTGGTGAAGGAGGGGGCGATCGACAACCAGCCGATGTACACCCCGGCCTGGAACAAGGCGCTCGACACCGGCAAGCAGATCGCCTGGGTCAGCGCGGTCTGGGCTCCCGGCACCCTGACCACGGCCGCGCCCGACACGGCGGGCAAGTGGGCCATGGCCCCGCTCCCCCAGTGGACGGCGGGCGAGAACGTCACCGGCAGCTGGGGCGGCTCCTCCACCGCCGTCACCAACGACTCGAAGAACAAGGGCGCGGCGGCGAAGTTCGCGAAGTGGCTGAACACCGACCCGGCCGCGCTCGCCGCGCTGGTGAAGGAGTCGGGCATCTACCCCGCCGCGACCGCCGCGCAGACCGGGGGCGCGCTCGCCCAGGCACCGGCGTACTTCTCCAACCAGCCCGACTTCTACACCAAGGCCGCCGCGATCGCGAAGGGCACCGCGCCCGCCGCCTGGGGCCCGAACGTCAACGTGGCGTACACCGCCTTCAAGGACGGGTTCGCCAAGGCCGCCAAGGACAAGTCGGACTTCGGTACGGCGCTGACCGGGATGCAGGACGCCACGGTCGCCGACCTGAAGAAGCAGGGCTTCGGAGTCTCCGAGTGA
- a CDS encoding IS701 family transposase, with translation MTPDEIAALRGELEDFAAEVFEPFARNDQRRWGQVYLRGLLMDGRRKSVEPMAARLGEDGNRQALAHFITTSPWDPAHVRAKLAWRMEQAIRPTALVFDDTGFLKDGSASACVSRQYTGTAGKVTNCQVGVSLHMACDHASAAVDWRLFLPETWAPGSVKADPDKVARRTACGIPDDIGHVEKWQLALDMLDETRSWGIEVPLAVADAGYGDAAAFRLGLQARGLNYVVGISTTMSAHPGHAAPVTEPYSGNGRPPVAKYPDKPQSVKHLVVAAGRRAAKPVQWREGSRPGSGRSGFKRMYSRFVALRIRPAGREVRQAADGPELPECWLLAEWPAGREEPVQFWLSDLPADTPLTTLVRLAKLRWRIEHDYREMKQALGLAHFEGRTWSGWHHHVTLVSVAHAFCTLQRLARAPKDTAPA, from the coding sequence GTGACTCCGGACGAGATTGCGGCTTTGCGTGGTGAGTTGGAGGATTTCGCGGCGGAGGTTTTTGAGCCGTTCGCGAGGAACGATCAGCGTCGGTGGGGGCAGGTCTATCTGCGGGGCCTGCTCATGGACGGGCGGCGCAAGTCGGTCGAGCCGATGGCCGCCCGGCTGGGCGAGGACGGGAACCGTCAGGCACTGGCCCACTTCATCACCACCAGCCCGTGGGATCCCGCACACGTGAGAGCCAAGCTGGCCTGGAGGATGGAACAGGCGATCCGGCCCACCGCGCTGGTCTTCGACGACACCGGGTTCCTCAAGGACGGCAGTGCCTCGGCGTGCGTGTCACGGCAGTACACCGGAACCGCCGGGAAGGTCACCAACTGCCAGGTCGGCGTCTCCCTGCACATGGCCTGTGACCATGCTTCGGCGGCGGTGGACTGGCGGCTGTTCCTGCCCGAGACCTGGGCGCCCGGATCCGTGAAGGCGGACCCGGACAAGGTCGCCCGCCGCACCGCCTGCGGCATCCCCGACGACATCGGGCACGTGGAGAAATGGCAGCTCGCGCTCGACATGCTCGACGAGACCCGCTCATGGGGCATCGAGGTCCCGCTGGCTGTCGCGGATGCCGGATACGGCGACGCCGCGGCCTTCCGCCTCGGCCTCCAGGCCCGCGGGCTCAACTACGTGGTGGGCATCTCGACCACCATGTCGGCCCACCCCGGCCACGCCGCACCGGTGACCGAACCGTACTCCGGGAACGGACGCCCACCGGTCGCGAAGTACCCCGACAAGCCACAGTCCGTGAAACACCTGGTCGTAGCCGCCGGACGCAGAGCGGCGAAGCCGGTGCAATGGCGTGAGGGATCCCGGCCCGGCAGTGGCCGCAGCGGCTTCAAGCGGATGTACTCACGCTTCGTGGCCCTGCGGATCCGGCCTGCCGGACGCGAGGTCCGCCAGGCCGCCGACGGCCCGGAACTGCCCGAGTGCTGGCTCCTGGCCGAGTGGCCGGCCGGCAGGGAAGAACCTGTTCAGTTCTGGCTCTCCGACCTCCCGGCCGACACCCCGCTGACCACCCTGGTCCGCCTCGCCAAACTCCGCTGGCGCATCGAACACGACTACCGCGAGATGAAACAGGCCCTGGGCCTGGCCCACTTCGAGGGCCGCACCTGGAGTGGCTGGCACCATCACGTCACCCTCGTCTCCGTCGCGCACGCCTTCTGCACCCTGCAACGACTGGCCAGAGCCCCAAAAGACACGGCGCCGGCCTGA
- a CDS encoding helix-turn-helix transcriptional regulator produces the protein MVHRKELDPEKSPKAAFGALLRRLRDERGWTQDELAARMGWSGTHISAVETGRRSPTLAFAKAADRVFGTGDRLVRLSQAARQTALLEGFPEYVTHEARAAEIRLYEVGVIPGILQTPGYVTALTTRTIERGAITPEQGEERIALVTERQAALERTPPPLIFVALDESCLRRPVGGATTMDGQLARLIEFAALPNTVLQIVPFSMGDRRPLSLPLYILTMENRSLMSYAESALRGRLERESGSVVPLLTAYHQLQAEALSQAASVAMIEQLRKGTP, from the coding sequence ATGGTGCACCGAAAGGAACTGGACCCGGAGAAGTCGCCGAAGGCGGCGTTCGGAGCGCTCTTACGCAGGCTGCGGGACGAACGCGGCTGGACCCAGGACGAGCTGGCCGCACGCATGGGATGGTCCGGGACCCACATTTCGGCCGTGGAAACTGGCCGACGCTCTCCAACTCTCGCCTTTGCGAAAGCTGCTGATCGCGTATTCGGCACGGGAGACCGCCTGGTGCGACTGAGCCAGGCGGCCCGGCAGACGGCGCTCCTTGAGGGCTTCCCCGAGTATGTAACCCATGAGGCCCGCGCCGCCGAAATCAGGCTGTACGAGGTCGGCGTCATACCGGGCATCCTGCAAACGCCGGGGTACGTGACTGCCCTCACCACTCGCACGATCGAACGAGGCGCCATCACCCCAGAACAGGGCGAGGAACGCATCGCGCTTGTCACGGAGCGCCAGGCAGCGCTTGAACGAACGCCACCGCCCCTCATCTTCGTCGCCCTGGACGAGAGCTGTCTGAGAAGGCCGGTGGGCGGCGCGACCACCATGGACGGACAGTTGGCGCGACTGATCGAGTTCGCCGCGCTCCCGAACACAGTGCTTCAGATCGTCCCGTTCAGCATGGGAGATCGCCGCCCGCTCAGTCTGCCGCTGTACATCCTGACTATGGAGAACCGCTCTCTGATGTCGTACGCGGAGTCCGCGCTACGCGGGCGTCTCGAGCGCGAAAGTGGCTCTGTAGTACCTCTGTTGACCGCATACCATCAGTTGCAGGCCGAGGCGCTCTCCCAGGCGGCGTCCGTGGCCATGATCGAGCAGCTACGAAAGGGCACCCCGTGA
- a CDS encoding MFS transporter: MSGRRKPDGQTTQPGQGGLMPTLVLALGTFAVGTDAFVVAGFLPSMAEDLYVSTEAAGQSVTVFAAAYALLSPVLATATARLPRRALLVGALITLGLANLCSALAPNLAVLIISRVLAAAGAAAYTPSAGAVSAALVRPEYRARALAVVIGGLTVATALGVPLGNLAGHWLGWRSALGIVAALCALIALGVRLMMPALPGNPRVPLRTRLAVLRRPAVLAVLPLTVFGMAAAYTAYAYSVPVLRAVRVPDSADLWMLFLYGLGAVLGNLASGYATDRWGSVRVLTFGYIGMVLALGLLTWLAATHVSLVLLVGVLVLLWGAASWCQTPAQQHRLIEAAPQEAPLVVSLNSSGIYLGIGLGTVLGGITLPHGATTVYGLGAALAAAALLFLRLTARAAARKG; the protein is encoded by the coding sequence ATGTCCGGCCGGCGAAAGCCCGACGGCCAGACCACCCAGCCCGGGCAGGGCGGCCTGATGCCGACCCTGGTGCTGGCGCTGGGCACCTTCGCCGTCGGCACCGACGCCTTCGTCGTCGCCGGCTTCCTGCCCTCCATGGCCGAGGACCTGTACGTTTCGACGGAGGCCGCCGGCCAGTCCGTCACGGTGTTCGCGGCCGCCTACGCCTTACTCTCGCCCGTGCTCGCCACGGCGACCGCGCGCCTGCCCCGCCGCGCACTGCTGGTCGGCGCACTGATCACACTCGGTCTGGCCAACCTGTGCTCGGCACTCGCACCCAACCTGGCCGTACTGATCATCAGCCGGGTCCTCGCGGCGGCGGGCGCGGCGGCCTACACGCCCAGCGCCGGCGCGGTGAGCGCCGCGCTCGTACGCCCCGAATACCGGGCGCGGGCACTGGCCGTGGTGATCGGCGGCCTGACCGTCGCCACCGCGCTCGGGGTGCCGCTCGGCAACCTCGCCGGCCACTGGCTGGGCTGGCGCTCCGCGTTGGGCATCGTGGCCGCACTCTGCGCGCTCATCGCCCTCGGGGTACGCCTGATGATGCCCGCCCTGCCGGGCAACCCGCGAGTCCCGCTGCGCACCCGGCTCGCCGTACTGCGCAGGCCCGCCGTCCTCGCCGTGCTGCCGCTCACCGTGTTCGGCATGGCAGCCGCCTACACCGCCTACGCCTACAGCGTGCCGGTTCTGCGCGCGGTCCGGGTCCCCGACAGCGCGGATCTGTGGATGCTCTTCCTGTACGGGCTGGGCGCCGTACTCGGCAACCTGGCATCCGGCTACGCCACCGACCGCTGGGGCTCGGTCCGGGTCCTGACCTTCGGCTACATCGGCATGGTGCTCGCACTCGGCCTGCTGACCTGGCTCGCGGCCACCCATGTCTCCCTGGTGCTCCTGGTCGGCGTGCTGGTCCTCCTCTGGGGCGCCGCCAGCTGGTGCCAGACGCCCGCGCAACAGCACCGCCTCATCGAGGCCGCCCCCCAGGAAGCCCCGCTGGTCGTCTCCCTCAACTCCTCCGGCATCTACCTGGGCATCGGCCTGGGCACCGTGCTCGGAGGCATCACCCTCCCGCACGGAGCGACCACCGTCTACGGCCTCGGGGCCGCACTGGCGGCCGCGGCCCTGCTCTTCCTCCGGCTCACCGCACGCGCGGCAGCCCGCAAGGGCTGA
- a CDS encoding Rrf2 family transcriptional regulator: MRMSAGVEWGLHCCLTLAWLGDAEAVSSAKLAAWFELPPAYLNKQLQALDRAGILTSTPGARGGFRLARPPERITLMDVVAAVDGRDDVFQCTEIRQRGAGEGAPAREFQQPCGIAGAMRRAELAWRRELAAQTVADLMASAPASAAERARRHYERTGR; this comes from the coding sequence ATGCGAATGAGTGCGGGAGTCGAGTGGGGGCTGCACTGCTGCCTGACGCTGGCCTGGCTCGGGGACGCCGAGGCGGTGTCGTCGGCCAAGCTCGCGGCCTGGTTCGAACTGCCGCCGGCCTACCTGAACAAGCAGTTGCAGGCGCTGGACCGGGCGGGAATCCTGACGTCCACCCCGGGTGCCCGGGGTGGCTTCCGGCTGGCCAGGCCGCCCGAGCGGATCACGCTCATGGACGTCGTCGCCGCCGTCGACGGTCGGGACGACGTCTTCCAGTGCACCGAGATCCGGCAGCGGGGGGCGGGCGAGGGTGCACCGGCCCGCGAGTTCCAGCAGCCCTGCGGCATCGCCGGTGCGATGCGCAGGGCCGAACTGGCCTGGCGCAGGGAGCTCGCCGCGCAGACGGTGGCGGACCTGATGGCTTCGGCGCCGGCCTCCGCCGCCGAACGGGCACGGCGTCACTACGAGCGCACCGGCCGCTGA
- a CDS encoding DUF397 domain-containing protein has translation MTTESPRWFTSSYSENGGACVEVAVNLAALHGIVPVRDSKDRSGPALGLSAPAFAALVAGVKAGELGF, from the coding sequence GTGACGACCGAGTCCCCCCGCTGGTTCACGTCTTCCTACAGCGAGAACGGTGGCGCGTGCGTCGAAGTCGCCGTCAACCTCGCCGCCCTGCACGGCATCGTCCCCGTACGCGACTCCAAGGACCGCAGCGGCCCGGCCCTCGGCCTTTCCGCCCCTGCTTTCGCCGCGCTCGTCGCGGGCGTCAAGGCCGGGGAACTCGGCTTCTGA
- a CDS encoding DinB family protein translates to MSAIDRPMPPLNADERTTLESWLDFHRTTLVMKCEGLDDEQAAVASVPPSGFTLTGLVQHMAEVERNWFRRVLAGEQAPPIYDPQADRDGPDGGFDLAAGAALSDALATWHAEIARAREHCADHALTDTGRFMEQDVNLRWIYVHMIEEYARHNGHADLVRERIDGATGV, encoded by the coding sequence ATGAGCGCCATCGATCGCCCTATGCCACCCCTGAACGCCGACGAGCGCACGACGCTTGAAAGCTGGCTCGACTTTCACCGCACCACACTGGTGATGAAGTGCGAGGGTCTGGACGATGAGCAGGCCGCCGTCGCGTCCGTGCCGCCGTCCGGCTTCACGTTGACCGGCCTGGTCCAGCACATGGCTGAGGTGGAGCGGAACTGGTTCCGCCGCGTGCTCGCCGGAGAACAGGCCCCGCCCATCTACGACCCGCAGGCCGACCGGGACGGCCCCGACGGCGGCTTCGACCTTGCTGCGGGCGCCGCCCTGAGTGACGCCCTCGCCACCTGGCACGCGGAGATCGCTCGCGCCCGCGAGCACTGCGCCGACCATGCTCTGACCGATACGGGCCGCTTCATGGAGCAGGACGTCAACCTCCGCTGGATCTACGTCCACATGATCGAGGAATACGCCCGCCACAACGGCCACGCCGACCTGGTCCGGGAACGCATCGATGGCGCCACCGGCGTTTAG
- a CDS encoding arabinogalactan endo-1,4-beta-galactosidase, giving the protein MLAGLPAQAAHAATTVTNAGFESGATGWTTYSAGGQSAASFTEAGGHAGSTRLSHWSASAYKVETYQYLSGLANGTYTLSAWVRSSGGQNSAYIALRNCGSAEQRTDLPPTANGAWIRLVTSVKVTGGACTISLNSDAHAGEWANFDDITFASGTTGLSVKGGDLSTLPKNEAHGAVYRNASGTAGDALALLNSAGMNYVRLKVWVNPADGYNDKAHVLAMAKRAKALGMKVLVDFHYSDAWADPGKQNKPAAWAGHGYTQLKTDVYNHTYDVLNALKAQGTTADMVQIGNEINAGMLWPEGSTDNWSQLAGLLTSGANAAKAVSSGTKVALHLAKGGDNAGTRWWFDNAVAYGVPFDVIALSYYGYWHGALSDLQTNLDDAASRYGKPVLVAETAYAHTLADKDGLENNIATADQLVTGYPATPAGQAANFRDVLNVVEAVPGGRGLGAVYWEPGWTAVTGSGWDPADPSSGNAWENQALFDYNEKLLPAASWYAHR; this is encoded by the coding sequence ATGCTCGCCGGGCTCCCCGCCCAGGCGGCCCACGCGGCGACCACCGTCACCAACGCCGGCTTCGAATCGGGCGCCACCGGCTGGACCACGTACTCCGCCGGCGGCCAGAGTGCCGCCTCCTTCACCGAGGCCGGCGGCCACGCGGGCTCCACCCGGCTCAGCCACTGGTCGGCCTCCGCCTACAAGGTGGAGACGTACCAGTACCTCTCCGGGCTGGCCAACGGCACGTACACCCTCAGCGCCTGGGTCCGCTCCAGCGGCGGCCAGAACTCCGCCTACATCGCCCTGCGCAACTGCGGTTCCGCCGAACAGCGCACCGACCTGCCGCCCACCGCCAACGGCGCCTGGATACGCCTGGTCACCTCCGTCAAGGTCACCGGCGGCGCCTGCACCATCAGCCTCAACTCCGACGCGCACGCGGGGGAGTGGGCCAACTTCGACGACATCACCTTCGCCTCCGGCACCACCGGCCTCAGCGTCAAGGGCGGCGACCTCTCCACCCTCCCGAAGAACGAGGCCCACGGCGCCGTCTACCGCAACGCGAGTGGCACCGCGGGCGATGCCCTCGCCCTGCTGAACTCCGCCGGAATGAACTACGTACGCCTCAAGGTGTGGGTGAACCCCGCCGACGGCTACAACGACAAGGCCCACGTCCTCGCGATGGCCAAGCGCGCGAAGGCACTCGGCATGAAGGTCCTGGTCGACTTCCACTACTCCGACGCCTGGGCCGACCCCGGCAAGCAGAACAAGCCCGCCGCCTGGGCCGGTCACGGCTACACCCAGCTGAAGACCGACGTCTACAACCACACCTACGACGTGCTCAACGCCCTCAAGGCGCAGGGCACCACCGCCGACATGGTCCAGATCGGCAACGAGATCAACGCCGGAATGCTCTGGCCCGAGGGCTCCACCGACAACTGGTCCCAGCTCGCCGGACTCCTCACCTCCGGCGCCAACGCCGCCAAGGCCGTCTCCTCCGGCACGAAGGTCGCCCTGCACCTCGCCAAGGGCGGCGACAACGCGGGCACCCGCTGGTGGTTCGACAACGCCGTCGCGTACGGCGTGCCCTTCGACGTCATCGCCCTCTCGTACTACGGCTACTGGCACGGCGCCCTCTCCGACCTCCAGACCAACCTGGACGACGCCGCCTCCCGCTACGGCAAGCCGGTCCTGGTCGCCGAGACCGCCTACGCCCACACCCTCGCCGACAAGGACGGCCTGGAGAACAACATCGCCACCGCCGACCAGCTCGTCACCGGCTACCCCGCCACCCCGGCGGGCCAGGCCGCCAACTTCCGTGACGTCCTGAACGTCGTCGAAGCCGTCCCCGGCGGCCGGGGCCTCGGCGCCGTCTACTGGGAGCCCGGCTGGACCGCCGTCACCGGCAGCGGCTGGGACCCGGCCGACCCCTCCTCCGGCAACGCCTGGGAGAACCAGGCCCTCTTCGACTACAACGAGAAACTGCTCCCGGCGGCGAGCTGGTACGCGCACCGGTAG